The Peribacillus simplex genome contains the following window.
TTTAAAATATCTCTTTTTGAAAAAATAACCCCAAATGATGAAAATCAAAATTAATACAATTACCCCAAGTATGTACTCCATGGTAAGCCCCCTGTTCTAGTCCCTACAGTCTTGCTCGTTTATATATCAATTTTAAAAATGTTAAATTTAATGCTTTTATGATACCATGTTAGCAATAATTTTTGATGAGAAAAATGATTTTTTTGTAGAAAATTGCTACAAATACCTGTTTTTTGGGAGGGAAGGACTATGAAAGCTGACGGTCATGTACATACTCCGTTTTGCCCTCACGGCTCTACGGATAAATTCGATGAATATATTACGCGGGGAATCGAGCTAGGATTAAAGGAAATCACATTTACGGAACATGCTCCATTGCCACGAGATTTTCAAGATCCTACGCCTGAAAAAGACAGCGGCATGGACGCTGCCCTGCTCCTGGATTACTTTCAGGAGCTCCGCGTACTGAAAGAACGCTATAAAGACAAAATCCTGATCAAAAGAGGTCTAGAGGTTGACTTCATAGAGGGTTATGAAAAAGAAACAAAAGAATTCCTCGACGAAATCGGAGAATTCCTTGATGACAGTATACTTTCCGTCCACTTCATCAAGCATCAAAGCAATTGGCATTGCATCGATTTCAGTGAAAATGGGTTTGGTGAGATTGCCAATGAACTAGGTTCAGTCGAATCGGTGTATGCCAAATATTACGATACTCTGGAAAAATCGATAAAAGCTGATTTAGGCATTTATAAACCTAAGCGGATCGGGCATATTACGCTTGTCCATAAATTCCAGCATCGATATCCGCCAGCATTAAGTTTTGACGAGCGCGTTTACAAGGTGCTGGATTTGATCAAGGAACAAAAGTATGAACTTGATTATAATGGAGCCGGCCTTGTAAAGCCGCTATGCGGTGAGCCTTATCCTCCAGAAAGGTTTGCAAAGCGTGCTTTCGATCTCGGCATTCCGCTTATTTATGGTTCAGATGCCCATCAGGCTAAAGATTTGGGTCAGGGCCATCAGGCGCTGATTGCAGAGTTTAATGGGTAACTCATGTATACACTTCAGGCCGGCCCGCTAACAGTGGCTGTAGGTCTTCGGCAATGAAAAGGGTATCTTGCAGAAAACGTCCGACTTCATTGGCATAAATATTCGTGTAATAGGCTTCCTGCGGGAACACATGAAGCACATCCATCGCATAATGGGTATGAAGGACAGGAGCCGTTAGCAGGCCCTTCAACTGGAGCATATACATGGGAATGGAGACCTGCTGGAAACTCCTGCTCTTAATCCCTTGTTCCAAAACATATTGAAAATAAGACTTTTCCTTTGTAAAATAGGTCGAATGAATTTCCCGGTTTAAATTGGAATCTAGTGAAGATTCCCCATATATGAACCGTGCAGCCAGGAAGTTTTCCCTCTGGAAATCGAGAATATCCATCACTAGATTCATCAAGCAATGCTGGGGGCCTTTAAGGTCCAGCAGTGTCATGTTCGTATCAAGGACCAGGATATACTCTTCTAAATAGGAAGTGAAACAGAATTCCAGCAATCCCTGCTTATTCTTAAAATAGTAGGCAATATTTGCAGCGTTCACTTTCGCTTTGTTCGCAATATCCCGTATGGATGTGGCATGATAGCCTTTTAAATGAAATAAATGCAGTGCAGCTTCCACAATGGCTTGTTTCGTTGGCGTCTGGCGATTCATTTAGGCAATCCCTCGCTTTCTTTGAGACAAGTCTTATGGACTATTTCTGCACGGAAGAGCCTGAATCCTTTAGTAAGTTCTCGACAATTTCCCAACAATAAAGCAACATATTAGAAAGTGCTGTAATAATATGCGGAAGACAGGTGAACGCTTTTGTTTAATGTCGAAATGTATCAAGGAAAAAAAGAAAAAAACTATGAACTTGTCCAGAAACAACTTTTTGCCTTAATCGAGGATGAAACGAACTGGATAGCCAATTTAAGCAATGCGGCAGCTCTGCTTAATCAGTTTCTTGATGAGATTAACTGGGTCGGCTTTTATTTATTCGAAGAAGGCCAATTAATACTGGGACCCTTCCAGGGACTTCCAGCCTGTGTTCGCATCCCAATGGGTAAAGGCGTATGCGGGACATCAGCGGCAACTGAAAAAACCCTGCGCATCGAGGATGTCCATCAATTCCCTGGACATATCGCCTGCGACGCAGCATCGCGATCTGAAATTGTCATACCGCTCATGAAGGATGGCAAATTGTTCGGGGTCCTCGATATCGACAGCCCGGTCACGGACCGATTTGACGAAATCGATCAGCAGGGACTGGAGAAGTTCGCAGAAATCCTTTCCAAGCAATTATAAAGTTAAAGGGAGCGGCAATCCTGCCTGCTCCCCTCTCCATTACAGGATCCCATGTACTTGCATCCGGTCCTTCCCTTAATTCCTCCCAATATAAAACGCCTGGCCCTTAACCTCTATCACACTATTCGATTGACCTTCTGCCCAATGGGAAACACCGATAACTGCCTATTTTTTAGTTATTTATACGATTCGCAAAAAACGATGCAAAAGAACTAGGTGGGAACGATACCTATAAGGGCTCCCAAGGAATGCCGGGAAACCAACCATGAAACATACAAAAATAGTGTTATTTAAATGTATTGTCTCTTCCCGCTGCGATTCTCTTCCCTTATTTAATCGCAACTATCCTTGACTCATTGAGCAGAATATTATACAATACTCCTTGTGTAAAATATTGCAGCCTATGTGACAGCCTTTATGTTCTCATTTTGTTCCTCAATACAGAGGTGTATCTCGTAACTCTCTGCTGCTAGGGCGAAGGTACATGAAAACAAAATGGTCATGATCGTACATTCACACGGTTTTTATTTTACCAAAATAAAAACATTTAAAGGAGGAGTCATCCTATGGCTCGTTATACTGGCCCAAGCTGGAAACTATCCCGTCGTTTAGGAATTTCCCTAACAGGTACTGGTAAAGAATTAGAAAAACGCCCTTATGCTCCAGGACAACATGGTCCTAACCAACGCAGAAAAATTTCTGAATACGGAATGCAACTGCAAGAGAAACAAAAACTTCGTCACATGTACGGAATCACTGAACGTCAATTCCGTTCAATGTTCGACCGCGCTGGCAAACTTAAAGGTGTACATGGTGAAAACTTCATGGTTCTTCTTGAATCACGTCTTGACAACCTAGTTTACCGTCTTGGTTTAGCTCGTACACGTCGTCAAGCACGTCAACTTGTTAACCACGGTCACATCACTGTAGACGGAAGCCGCGTAGACATCCCATCTTACAAAGTGACTCTTGGACAAACAATCTCAGTTCGTGAAAAATCACGCAACTTCTCAATCATCAAAGAATCAGTTGAAGCAACTAACTTCGTACCTGATTTCCTTACTTTCGATGCTGAGAAATTAGAAGGTACTTTCACTCGTTTACCAGAACGTTCTGAATTGCCTGCTGAAATTAACGAAGCTCTTATCGTTGAGTTCTACTCTCGTTAATAACTTCAAAACCCCCATCCTTGGATGGGGGTTTTTTTGGCACTAAACACTTCAAAATAAAGCCCGGCTGTAATTCAGCCGGGCCTTGAACAATCATTTTACTAATGTATATTTCTTCTTACCGCGTCGAACGAGGATGAACTCCCCTTCAATCTTGGCAGCTTCCGTCACTACATATTGCAGATCAGTCACTTTCTCCCCATTTATGGAGATTGCCCCATTCTGAATATCTTCACGGGCTTGACGCTTTGAAGGCGAAATTTTCGCTTCAACGATTAAATCGACCAAGCCGATATCTTCCTTGCTTTCACGTTCGAAGCTAGGGACATCTTTAAAGCCCAATTTGATTTCCGCTGCACTTAAATTCTTCACCTCACCGCTGAATAGGGCGGCAGAGATTTTGATTGCTTGATCAAGAGCTTCCTGACCATGAATCAAACGGGTCATTTCTTCCCCTAAGGCTTTTTGCGCTTTACGCAAATGCGGTTCGGACTGTACGGACTGCTCTAACTCTTCAATTACTTCACGTGATAGGAATGTGAAGAATTTCAAGTATTTCACGACATCAGCATCCGCTGTATTGATCCAGAATTGGTAAAATTCATACGGAGTCGTCTTTTCCGGGTCAAGCCAAATCGCCCCGCCTTCCGTTTTACCGAATTTGGTTCCGTCCGCTTTCGTCACAAGCGGAATCGTCATGCCGAACGCTTTCGCTTCCTCGTCATGCGATTTACGAATCATTTCAAGACCGGTCGTAATATTGCCCCACTGATCACTTCCGCCAATTTGCAACTTACAGTCATGATTATCGTATAAATGGCTAAAGTCGATCCCTTGTAAAATTGTATACGCGAATTCCGTAAAAGAAATCCCTGTTTCCAAACGGGAAGCAACCGTGTCTTTTGCCAACATGTAGTTAATGCCGATGTATTTCCCGTAATCACGCAAGAACGTAACCATGTCGATTTTACCTATCCAGTCATAGTTATTGACCATGACAGCACCATTTTCACCGTCGAATTCAAAGATGTGGGATAGCTGTCCTTTAAGGCAGTCGGCATTATAGAGGACTTTTTCCAGCGTTTGCAGCTGGCGTTCCTCTTTTTTACCGCTTGGATCACCGATAAGTCCAGTCGCTCCTCCTACAAGCACAAGGGGACGATGACCGTGCTGCTGGAAACGGCGCATTGTCAAGAATGGCAGCAGATGTCCGATGTGCATACTATCCGCGGTTGGATCTACACCACAGTATAAAGAAATTTTCTCTTTTTCTAAAAGGTCCTTAAAACCCTCTTCATCCGTTTGTTGATAAATAATCCCTCTCCACTCGAGTTCCTTTAGCAATTCCATTTTACAATTCCTCCTTCAATCCGAAAAAATCCCGCAAAAAGCATACAAAAACGCCCCTTCATATAATATGAAGGGACGAATAAATTCGCGGTACCACCCAACTTGAGGACATAATGCGCCCTCCGCTCGAGACGAATAACGGTCGTCAACCGTTTCCTGCTACTAATCATTTCACAGTAAATGCTCCAGGAAGTAATTCATCTCACCATGTGTACCGATTTCCACTGACCACCGGCTCTCTAAAACAGGGATAGTTTGACTACTGGGTCCTATCATCGCGCTTTTTTAATAAATTTTATTATTAATAAATTTTTATCATACATAAGATTCATTGTCAACATCACCCTTACAGATTCTAGAAAAATATGAAAGTTCGCCTTTCCTTTCCGTGTTATATGCTATAATATATGTGATTTCAGGGGGTATGATACGATGAATAATAATCAAAAAGATAGATTTCAAACAGCATGGAAACAGATAACCCGTTTTTTAAAAAATGAAAAAACACAAAAAAATGCAAGGGTTACATACCAAGTCATTTGGAACCTAACGTTGATCCTCATTATTGTTGGGGTTCTAGGATTCTCATTCGCAGGCGGCGTTGGAGCTGGCTATTTCGCTGCCCTCGTCAAAGATGAGCCGGTACGCTCAAAGGAAGATTTAAAAAAAGACATCTACAATTACGAAGAGACCTCTGAGGTATACTTTGCTGATGACGTATACTTGGGCAAGCTTAAGAGTGACCTTGAGCGTGAAGAAGTGTCCATCGATAAAGTATCGGAGTATCTTAAAAATGCAGTCATCGCTACAGAAGATGAGTATTTTTATGAACATGACGGGGTTGTCCCGAAAGCTATCCTGCGTGCCATTTACCAGGAATTTACGAATGCATCCGTCCAATCGGGAGGAAGCACTTTAACACAGCAGCTCATTAAAAACCAAATCCTGACCAACGAAGTATCATTTGATCGGAAAGCAAAAGAAATCCTGCTTGCACTCCGGGTCGAAAAGTTCTTTGAAAAAGAAGAGATTTTGGAAACCTACTTAAATGTCTCCACTCTGGGGCGAAATTCTTCCGGTCGGAACATCGCTGGTGTAGAGTCCGCCGCTGAAGGTATTTTCGGCGTGGAGGCCAAAGATCTGACACTGCCCCAATCTGCCTTTATTGCTGGATTGCCGCAAAGTCCTTTCGGTTATACACCGTATACCCAGCAAGGAAAACTGAAAGAAAATCAAGAACCCGGCATCAACCGGATGAAAACCGTTTTAAAACGGATGTATAGTAATGGATACATAACAAAAGAAGAGTATGATAAAGCAAGCGCATACGACATAACCAAAGACTTTATCGGTAAAAAGGCGTTGCCATCGGAGAAATATCCTTGGCTCACCCAGGAAATTGAAAAACGCTCCATCGAAATCCTTTCTGTCAGTCTGGCAAAAGAAGATGGAT
Protein-coding sequences here:
- the hisJ gene encoding histidinol-phosphatase HisJ, which encodes MKADGHVHTPFCPHGSTDKFDEYITRGIELGLKEITFTEHAPLPRDFQDPTPEKDSGMDAALLLDYFQELRVLKERYKDKILIKRGLEVDFIEGYEKETKEFLDEIGEFLDDSILSVHFIKHQSNWHCIDFSENGFGEIANELGSVESVYAKYYDTLEKSIKADLGIYKPKRIGHITLVHKFQHRYPPALSFDERVYKVLDLIKEQKYELDYNGAGLVKPLCGEPYPPERFAKRAFDLGIPLIYGSDAHQAKDLGQGHQALIAEFNG
- the refZ gene encoding forespore capture DNA-binding protein RefZ; the encoded protein is MNRQTPTKQAIVEAALHLFHLKGYHATSIRDIANKAKVNAANIAYYFKNKQGLLEFCFTSYLEEYILVLDTNMTLLDLKGPQHCLMNLVMDILDFQRENFLAARFIYGESSLDSNLNREIHSTYFTKEKSYFQYVLEQGIKSRSFQQVSIPMYMLQLKGLLTAPVLHTHYAMDVLHVFPQEAYYTNIYANEVGRFLQDTLFIAEDLQPLLAGRPEVYT
- a CDS encoding GAF domain-containing protein; translation: MFNVEMYQGKKEKNYELVQKQLFALIEDETNWIANLSNAAALLNQFLDEINWVGFYLFEEGQLILGPFQGLPACVRIPMGKGVCGTSAATEKTLRIEDVHQFPGHIACDAASRSEIVIPLMKDGKLFGVLDIDSPVTDRFDEIDQQGLEKFAEILSKQL
- the rpsD gene encoding 30S ribosomal protein S4; the protein is MARYTGPSWKLSRRLGISLTGTGKELEKRPYAPGQHGPNQRRKISEYGMQLQEKQKLRHMYGITERQFRSMFDRAGKLKGVHGENFMVLLESRLDNLVYRLGLARTRRQARQLVNHGHITVDGSRVDIPSYKVTLGQTISVREKSRNFSIIKESVEATNFVPDFLTFDAEKLEGTFTRLPERSELPAEINEALIVEFYSR
- the tyrS gene encoding tyrosine--tRNA ligase — protein: MELLKELEWRGIIYQQTDEEGFKDLLEKEKISLYCGVDPTADSMHIGHLLPFLTMRRFQQHGHRPLVLVGGATGLIGDPSGKKEERQLQTLEKVLYNADCLKGQLSHIFEFDGENGAVMVNNYDWIGKIDMVTFLRDYGKYIGINYMLAKDTVASRLETGISFTEFAYTILQGIDFSHLYDNHDCKLQIGGSDQWGNITTGLEMIRKSHDEEAKAFGMTIPLVTKADGTKFGKTEGGAIWLDPEKTTPYEFYQFWINTADADVVKYLKFFTFLSREVIEELEQSVQSEPHLRKAQKALGEEMTRLIHGQEALDQAIKISAALFSGEVKNLSAAEIKLGFKDVPSFERESKEDIGLVDLIVEAKISPSKRQAREDIQNGAISINGEKVTDLQYVVTEAAKIEGEFILVRRGKKKYTLVK